The proteins below come from a single Solea senegalensis isolate Sse05_10M linkage group LG2, IFAPA_SoseM_1, whole genome shotgun sequence genomic window:
- the LOC122765467 gene encoding protein FAM171B-like, which translates to MRLLMCLISALILCTNNKAAAAEFTEAVGRSLHVDDGNFSEPDQVEQEAFHHQQQVLHPLPGSVFNLKVHVDDVLSHQPVSQAVVEVYINYTKFNSVHTGENGTALLHVPDHAGLPVTVVACKDGYVCTLLPCKTSRMPIFSSVTMSLLGRNQGNIWLFEDSVMITGKTSDTVSQSVVQFPKSLLNLNQTGNLTMVEAYLTVPQLSSDGVDALSTLGIMSSKSGFVSVELSPVAAVSMQLFSGDTELHISGPVQISLSVPDSCGLQISTVVPAWFFNRTTGGWMRKGLGKVVSRDGKLMWTFTAPHLGDWIAAPLSSTRGFFEIAIPADFLLHHSSFLMVLGGGVIFVLVFLLVGLYYGCRPSLSGAEEKMTMLPMSKKDQTTSTCEDQVFEVSSMDGSQPQGGLKQSFTDSSLNVGNTRASPNDVALTLECTESNLDSESNDVTCLHKTTEQMTVPGSLAGNFFLYNQPVAILHAPAFFHLDELEEYPEWSKSATLPRAGASNSAACEPLSKDGFTQTLPKGPPSTQNTEMEAEDRLGELESLRGATAPNTSMGHFNLPESVSVPGTLNKIRDSRHSAHALGELSKSSSHQPPRAWFVSLEGKPAAEIHYAVSEQHRRRRPAESRETSLDSGVDMNELNPSSGRRAVPLERSATFVKSSPISKRTDPH; encoded by the exons GTTCAGTCTTTAACCTTAAGGTCCATGTTGACGACGTGCTAAGTCATCAGCCCGTGAGCCAGGCAGTGGTCGAGGTTTACATCAACTACACCAAGTTCAACTCAGTTCACACTGGAGAGAATGGCACCGCTCTGCTTCATGTACCGGACCACGCTGGTCTGCCGGTCACAGTGGTGGCCTGCAAGGATGGATACGTTTGCACGCTGCTGCCGTGTAAAACCAGCCGGATGCCAA TATTTTCATCAGTGACCATGTCACTACTGGGTCGAAACCAAGGGAACATCTGGCTCTTTGAGGACTCTGTCATGATCACAGGAAAAACATCTG ATACTGTGTCACAATCTGTTGTCCAGTTTCCCAAGAGCCTACTGAATCTGAACCAGACCGGTAATCTCACCATGGTCGAGGCCTATCTAACTGTTCCCCAGCTGTCATCAGACGGTGTCGATGCTCTCAGCACTTTGGGCATCATGAGCAGTAAATCAG GGTTTGTCAGTGTGGAGCTGAGCCCGGTGGCAGCTGTCAGCATGCAGCTTTTCTCAGGAGACACGGAGTTGCATATCAGCGGGCCCGTACAGATCAGCCTCAGCGTTCCTGACAGCTGTGGACTTCAGATTTCCACTGTTGTCCCAGCATGGTTCTTCAACCGCACCACTG gTGGGTGGATGAGAAAAGGACTGGGGAAGGTGGTGTCAAGAGATGGAAAACTCATGTGGACATTTACAGCCCCTCACCTGGGCGACTGGATCGCTGCACCTCTGTCATCAACCAGAG GCTTCTTTGAAATTGCCATTCCTGCTGATTTCCTCTTACACCATTCCTCTTTCCTGATGGTGCTCGGAGGAGGAGTGATTTTTGTCCTCGTCTTTCTTCTGGTTGGATTGTATTACGGTTGCAG ACCTTCCctcagtggagctgaggaaaaGATGACGATGCTGCCAATGTCGAAAAAGGACCAAACCACCTCCACGTGTGAAGATCAAGTCTTTGAAGTGTCTTCAATGGACGGTTCTCAACCCCAGGGTGGGCTGAAGCAGTCGTTCACAGATTCCTCACTGAACGTTGGCAACACACGGGCCAGTCCCAATGATGTGGCTCTTACACTGGAATGCACTGAATCGAATCTTGACTCTGAATCTAATGATGTGACTTGTTTACACAAAACTACAGAGCAGATGACAGTTCCGGGATCTCTGGCTGGCAATTTTTTCCTCTACAACCAGCCCGTTGCCATCCTTCACGCTCCCGCGTTTTTTCATTTGGACGAGCTGGAGGAATACCCCGAGTGGAGCAAATCAGCCACTCTTCCCCGAGCCGGGGCTTCAAACAGTGCTGCCTGTGAGCCGCTGAGCAAAGACGGCTTCACTCAGACGCTGCCAAAGGGTCCGCCTTCGACCCAGAACACGGAGATGGAAGCTGAGGATCGGTTGGGAGAGCTGGAGAGCCTACGGGGGGCCACTGCCCCCAACACATCCATGGGTCACTTCAATCTCCCTGAGTCGGTGTCGGTCCCAGGAACATTAAACAAAATCAGGGACAGCAGGCACTCGGCGCATGCCTTAGGAGAGTTGTCTAAAAGCTCCTCCCACCAGCCTCCCCGGGCTTGGTTTGTGTCACTGGAGGGCAAACCTGCAGCTGAGATCCACTACGCTGTGTCAGAGcagcacaggaggaggaggccggCAGAGAGTCGGGAGACCAGTTTAGACTCCGGGGTGGACATGAACGAGCTGAACCCGTCGTCGGGCAGGAGGGCCGTACCGCTGGAGCGCAGCGCTACGTTTGTCAAAAGCTCCCCCATCAGTAAACGCACGGATCcacattaa